One window of Botrimarina mediterranea genomic DNA carries:
- the ilvB gene encoding biosynthetic-type acetolactate synthase large subunit codes for MSTANSATKSPSQTGTQLLSGADILVQSLVRHGVDTIFAYPGGCSMPLHQALTRVKDQLRTILPRHEQGGAFAAQGLARSTGKVGVAMATSGPGATNLVTAIADAKLDSIPLVCITGQVPTSVIGSDAFQETPMVEVCRGITKHHYLITDVNDVARIVKEAFLIASTGRPGPVLIDVPKDIQLASCVPDWDCALNLPGYNPAKPMAKPEALRQAVAAIKRAKKPVIYAGGGVILSEASEELRAFVKKTGIPITTTVMGLGAYPGTDELSLDMLGMHGSVYANYAVDQADLLIGLGVRFDDRVTGKLEEFCKHGKIIHVDIDAAEINKNKAAHIPIQSDVKYALAELNKIVEAPEDISDWVAQCKKWKKEYPFSYDKSYPGITQQSAIEKLWQMTAERDPIITVGVGQHQMWAAQFYKFQKPRTWLSSSGLGTMGFGLPAAMGAQAAFPGRLVIDIDGDGSFQMNIQELSTLVCEKLPVKVLLLNNQHLGMVVQWEDRFMKGNRAHTYLGPIDKPEWHGEGDGIGDMDQANRYANFVMIAKGYGCGGAYVERTEDLEGAINEMLDYDGPFILDVAVPYQEHVLPMIPGGMTVKDIILK; via the coding sequence ATGTCCACCGCCAACTCCGCCACCAAGAGCCCGTCGCAGACGGGGACGCAGCTCCTTTCCGGGGCCGACATCCTCGTACAGTCGCTGGTGCGTCACGGCGTGGACACGATCTTCGCGTATCCGGGCGGTTGCAGCATGCCGCTGCACCAGGCGCTGACGCGCGTCAAGGACCAGCTCCGCACGATCCTGCCGCGTCACGAGCAGGGCGGCGCCTTCGCGGCCCAAGGCCTCGCACGCTCGACCGGCAAGGTCGGCGTCGCCATGGCCACGTCGGGCCCCGGCGCCACGAACCTCGTCACCGCGATCGCCGACGCGAAACTCGACTCGATCCCGCTGGTCTGCATCACCGGCCAGGTGCCGACCTCCGTCATCGGCTCCGACGCGTTTCAAGAGACGCCGATGGTCGAGGTCTGTCGCGGCATCACCAAGCACCACTACCTGATCACCGACGTCAACGACGTGGCCCGCATCGTGAAGGAGGCGTTCCTGATCGCCTCGACCGGCCGCCCCGGCCCGGTGCTGATCGATGTTCCGAAGGACATCCAGCTCGCCTCGTGCGTGCCCGACTGGGACTGCGCGCTGAACCTGCCCGGCTACAACCCGGCCAAGCCGATGGCGAAGCCCGAGGCCCTGCGTCAGGCGGTCGCCGCGATCAAGCGCGCCAAGAAGCCCGTCATCTACGCCGGCGGCGGCGTCATCCTGTCAGAAGCTTCCGAAGAGCTGCGGGCCTTCGTCAAGAAGACCGGCATCCCGATCACCACCACCGTCATGGGCCTCGGCGCCTATCCCGGCACGGACGAGCTGTCGCTCGACATGCTCGGCATGCACGGCTCGGTTTACGCCAACTACGCCGTCGATCAAGCCGACCTGCTCATCGGCCTGGGCGTGCGGTTCGACGACCGCGTCACCGGCAAGCTCGAGGAGTTCTGCAAGCACGGCAAGATCATCCACGTCGATATCGACGCCGCCGAGATCAACAAGAACAAGGCCGCCCACATCCCCATCCAGAGCGACGTGAAGTACGCGCTCGCCGAGCTGAACAAGATCGTCGAAGCGCCCGAGGACATCTCCGACTGGGTCGCCCAGTGCAAGAAGTGGAAGAAGGAGTACCCCTTCTCCTACGACAAGTCGTACCCCGGCATCACCCAGCAGTCGGCGATCGAGAAGCTCTGGCAGATGACGGCCGAGCGCGACCCGATCATCACCGTCGGCGTCGGTCAGCACCAGATGTGGGCCGCCCAGTTCTACAAGTTCCAGAAGCCGCGGACGTGGCTCAGCTCGAGCGGCCTGGGCACCATGGGCTTCGGCCTCCCCGCGGCGATGGGCGCGCAGGCCGCCTTCCCGGGCCGGCTGGTCATCGACATCGACGGCGACGGCTCGTTCCAGATGAACATCCAAGAGCTGAGCACGCTGGTCTGCGAAAAACTCCCCGTGAAGGTGCTGCTGCTCAACAACCAGCACCTCGGCATGGTCGTGCAGTGGGAAGACCGCTTCATGAAGGGCAATCGCGCCCACACCTACCTCGGCCCGATCGACAAGCCCGAATGGCACGGCGAGGGTGACGGCATCGGCGACATGGACCAGGCCAACCGCTACGCCAACTTCGTGATGATCGCCAAGGGCTACGGCTGCGGCGGCGCCTACGTCGAGCGCACTGAAGACCTCGAAGGCGCCATCAACGAGATGCTCGACTACGACGGCCCCTTCATCCTCGATGTCGCGGTGCCGTACCAGGAGCACGTCCTGCCGATGATCCCCGGCGGGATGACGGTGAAGGATATTATTTTGAAGTAG
- a CDS encoding FG-GAP repeat protein → MALGSPVPIQLVYDSSNGDYLTTLSPSTPPEYGGFGASAAVDDGIAIVGSTTGGYLNGAAYLFDAVTGQQLDVLTPDGSGFDRYRFGYSVDLGGNLALIGAPGDDDNGEASGSAYLFDVTTGEQVHKLIANDGLPGSFFGSAVAFAGQYALIGASGQGSSSGPEGGVYVFDTISGEQLAKITPNGNSPLLGFGESISAEGNTFVVGASGAFDPRGIRSGGAYVYRIIPEPASAAIIGFALVIRAASTRRRH, encoded by the coding sequence ATGGCTCTTGGATCCCCAGTTCCAATTCAGCTTGTCTACGACTCATCCAACGGCGACTACTTGACGACTCTCTCGCCCAGCACGCCGCCCGAATACGGGGGCTTCGGCGCATCGGCCGCCGTCGATGATGGAATAGCAATCGTGGGCTCCACCACCGGCGGGTACCTGAATGGCGCCGCCTATCTCTTCGATGCCGTCACCGGTCAGCAGCTAGACGTACTTACGCCAGACGGTTCCGGTTTTGACAGATATCGTTTTGGGTATTCTGTTGACCTTGGCGGCAATCTCGCCTTGATCGGGGCTCCGGGTGACGACGACAACGGCGAGGCCTCGGGGTCTGCGTATTTGTTTGACGTAACCACCGGCGAACAGGTCCATAAGCTCATTGCTAACGATGGGCTACCCGGTTCCTTCTTTGGTTCCGCGGTTGCTTTCGCAGGACAGTACGCGTTGATCGGAGCGTCGGGGCAAGGCTCATCTTCAGGCCCCGAGGGGGGCGTCTATGTGTTTGACACTATCAGTGGCGAACAACTTGCCAAGATCACGCCAAACGGGAACTCTCCATTGCTCGGCTTCGGAGAATCCATCAGCGCTGAAGGGAACACATTTGTCGTTGGCGCCTCCGGTGCCTTCGATCCGCGTGGGATTCGTAGCGGCGGCGCGTATGTCTACCGAATCATTCCCGAGCCTGCATCTGCTGCGATCATTGGATTCGCCTTAGTGATCCGTGCCGCCTCGACTCGCAGAAGGCATTGA
- a CDS encoding dicarboxylate/amino acid:cation symporter — protein MPLHVRILIGMVLGVIAGAIAVSLDASWLIVDWVKPFGTIFINLLKVIAVPLIIASLVKGVSDMRDLSRLSSLGGRTVALYLFTTVVSVSLGLLVVNLVNPGLAIDEATRTKLLESSADDAAGKIAIAEQTKEQGPLQPIIDLVPDNIFAAATNNTAMLQVIVFVLLFGVALVMTPEEKSGPVKAFFDGLNEVVMRLIDLIMLAAPIGVFALLAALVAETPSWDVFKALLYYSLCVMFGLMILVFGFYPTLARVFAGVKYGHFFRSLAPAQLLAFSTSSSAATLPVTMECTQEHLGVDEEVASFVLPIGATVNMDGTSLYQAVAAVFIAQAFGIDLTLGDQLSIVLTATLASIGTAAVPSAGIVMLVIVLGTLDVPEQGIALIFAVDRVLDMSRTVANVTSDATVATLVAKSVGLLHERPEERRLESPSQEEP, from the coding sequence ATGCCCCTGCACGTCCGCATCCTGATTGGCATGGTCCTCGGCGTCATCGCGGGGGCGATCGCGGTGAGCCTCGACGCGTCGTGGCTCATCGTCGATTGGGTGAAGCCCTTCGGGACGATCTTCATCAACCTGCTGAAGGTGATCGCGGTGCCGCTGATCATCGCCTCGCTGGTGAAGGGCGTTTCCGACATGCGCGACCTGAGCCGGCTGTCGTCGCTCGGCGGACGGACGGTGGCGCTCTACCTGTTCACGACCGTGGTCTCGGTGTCGCTCGGGCTCTTGGTGGTGAACCTAGTGAACCCGGGCTTGGCGATCGACGAAGCGACGCGCACGAAGCTCCTCGAGTCCTCCGCGGACGATGCCGCCGGCAAGATCGCAATCGCCGAGCAGACCAAGGAGCAGGGGCCGCTGCAGCCGATCATCGACCTCGTGCCCGACAACATCTTCGCGGCCGCGACCAACAACACGGCGATGCTGCAGGTCATCGTCTTCGTATTGCTGTTCGGCGTGGCGCTGGTGATGACGCCCGAGGAGAAGTCGGGGCCGGTGAAGGCGTTCTTCGACGGGCTCAACGAAGTGGTGATGCGCCTGATCGACCTGATCATGCTCGCCGCGCCGATCGGCGTCTTCGCACTCTTGGCGGCGTTGGTTGCCGAGACCCCTTCGTGGGATGTCTTCAAGGCGCTGCTTTACTACAGCCTGTGCGTGATGTTCGGGCTGATGATCTTGGTGTTCGGCTTCTACCCGACGCTGGCCCGCGTCTTCGCCGGCGTGAAGTACGGGCACTTCTTCCGCAGCCTGGCGCCGGCCCAGCTCTTGGCGTTCAGCACCAGCAGCTCGGCCGCGACGCTCCCGGTGACGATGGAGTGCACGCAGGAGCACCTCGGCGTGGATGAAGAGGTGGCGAGCTTCGTGCTGCCGATCGGCGCCACGGTGAACATGGACGGCACCAGTCTCTACCAAGCCGTCGCCGCGGTGTTCATCGCCCAGGCGTTCGGCATCGACCTGACGCTCGGCGATCAGCTATCGATCGTCCTCACCGCGACGCTCGCCTCGATCGGCACCGCCGCGGTCCCTAGCGCCGGCATCGTGATGCTGGTGATCGTGCTGGGAACGCTCGACGTGCCGGAGCAGGGGATCGCCCTGATCTTCGCCGTCGACCGCGTCCTCGACATGAGCCGCACCGTGGCGAACGTCACGAGCGACGCGACGGTGGCGACGCTGGTGGCGAAGAGCGTGGGGTTGTTGCACGAGCGGCCGGAGGAGCGACGGTTGGAATCGCCTTCGCAAGAGGAGCCATGA
- a CDS encoding GAF domain-containing protein produces MTEPLTSPRAAAPAPLSMAERVGPIAHAVLRGAAKGLCYDQGGFQAAELWLLDDASRSVTLTARWSSKGSLLAGRPAVTRRQLADAAAEVAALAGGAVVLESPREAIAWDLNSPALGAAICLPVSSDATIHGVLWLLADGPKTIPDEAVELAEVVAGRLALEVERVAEGGSRIADSAPAKAAAEQATAPEEVVAETSNATRAEQSAVVAPVEAAAWTAPQAGDLAAAACWELPGGRLAAIATAAIDSPDSTQASQGAAVEWLMAEAKELAPKAADAGLLLTLLNRRLLESPLAGEGIAVTVAILDAPEDADAGIGGAGTWAFAGPTVSIAVRASSTSTHVGDLIPLGWSEHEAGYASRPFELAVNERLVLTAGDPRLTSPLAERRLGDVYRAATADAHRAMTPESCLRRLAVSGSEDVLAAVALRRV; encoded by the coding sequence ATGACCGAACCCCTCACCTCGCCGCGAGCCGCCGCCCCCGCGCCGCTATCGATGGCCGAACGGGTCGGACCGATTGCTCACGCCGTGCTGCGTGGCGCCGCGAAGGGCCTCTGCTACGACCAAGGCGGCTTCCAGGCCGCCGAGCTGTGGCTGTTGGACGACGCCAGCCGATCGGTCACGCTGACCGCCCGCTGGTCGAGCAAGGGCTCGCTGCTCGCCGGCCGGCCCGCGGTGACCCGCCGGCAACTCGCCGACGCCGCCGCGGAAGTGGCCGCCCTCGCCGGCGGCGCCGTTGTCCTCGAATCGCCCCGCGAAGCGATCGCCTGGGACCTCAATAGCCCCGCGCTCGGCGCCGCGATCTGCCTCCCCGTGTCGTCCGATGCGACGATCCACGGCGTGCTGTGGCTGCTCGCCGACGGGCCCAAAACGATCCCCGACGAGGCGGTCGAGTTGGCCGAGGTCGTGGCGGGACGGCTAGCGCTGGAGGTCGAGCGAGTTGCGGAAGGCGGATCGCGGATTGCGGATTCGGCGCCGGCGAAAGCCGCTGCCGAGCAGGCCACGGCTCCAGAAGAAGTTGTGGCAGAGACCAGTAACGCCACTCGGGCCGAGCAGTCCGCCGTTGTTGCGCCGGTGGAGGCTGCCGCTTGGACGGCGCCGCAGGCCGGTGACCTGGCGGCGGCGGCTTGCTGGGAACTCCCCGGCGGACGCCTCGCCGCGATCGCGACGGCGGCGATCGACTCGCCCGACAGCACCCAAGCCAGCCAGGGCGCCGCGGTCGAGTGGCTGATGGCGGAAGCGAAAGAGCTCGCCCCCAAGGCCGCCGACGCGGGACTCTTGCTAACGCTGCTCAACCGGCGACTGCTCGAGTCGCCGCTCGCAGGAGAAGGGATCGCGGTGACCGTCGCCATCCTCGACGCGCCGGAAGACGCCGACGCGGGCATCGGCGGCGCCGGGACGTGGGCTTTCGCCGGCCCGACGGTGAGCATCGCGGTCCGTGCGTCATCGACATCGACGCACGTCGGCGACCTCATCCCCTTGGGATGGAGCGAACACGAGGCGGGCTACGCCTCGCGCCCCTTCGAGCTGGCGGTCAATGAGCGACTCGTCCTCACCGCCGGCGACCCGCGGCTCACCAGCCCGCTCGCCGAGCGTCGCCTGGGCGACGTCTACCGCGCGGCGACTGCCGATGCGCATCGCGCAATGACGCCCGAAAGCTGCCTACGCCGCCTCGCGGTGAGCGGTAGTGAAGACGTGTTGGCAGCGGTAGCGTTGCGGCGAGTCTGA
- a CDS encoding PEP-CTERM sorting domain-containing protein has protein sequence MKATSFAAFAAALAIPLVSSAAVLFSEDFDVDPTANWTVNDSGLSDILADFNYDYSAIGVPAAPGGSSTTGLRMTANNSGGVFSGFSVSPTGQSFAGNYKVEFDMWQNYVGPVGPGGSGTTQLSSFGVGTNGATAIWPGSSPKESVGFSVTLDGGSAADFRVYTSAVSTGHLDGDPVYASASRNGNDAYYTTPFPGGVSAPAAQLALFPGQTGVTDAGEIGFEWRRNVIEVLNGVATWTVDGTVLATVDTSTLTLGGGNIFFGHADTNSSSSADPNDSLLNVTLIDNVVVSEVIPEPASLGLVALGLGLAAAARRRV, from the coding sequence ATGAAGGCTACCAGCTTTGCAGCGTTTGCCGCTGCGCTAGCGATTCCGCTCGTTTCGAGCGCCGCCGTTCTGTTCTCCGAGGATTTTGACGTCGACCCGACAGCGAACTGGACGGTCAATGACTCGGGCCTGTCGGACATCCTCGCCGACTTCAACTACGACTACTCGGCGATTGGCGTGCCGGCCGCCCCGGGTGGTTCGAGCACCACCGGCCTGAGGATGACCGCCAACAACTCGGGCGGCGTGTTCAGCGGCTTCAGTGTTTCGCCGACCGGCCAGAGCTTCGCTGGCAACTACAAGGTCGAGTTCGACATGTGGCAAAACTATGTCGGCCCTGTGGGTCCCGGCGGTAGCGGCACTACCCAGCTTTCGTCATTCGGCGTCGGCACCAATGGCGCCACCGCGATTTGGCCAGGATCGAGCCCCAAGGAGAGCGTTGGCTTTAGCGTGACGCTGGATGGCGGCAGCGCCGCAGACTTCCGGGTGTACACCTCGGCCGTTTCAACGGGTCACCTGGATGGGGACCCGGTCTACGCCTCCGCCAGTCGCAATGGCAACGACGCCTACTACACGACGCCCTTCCCGGGTGGTGTGTCGGCGCCGGCGGCACAGCTTGCTTTGTTCCCTGGACAGACCGGCGTAACCGATGCTGGTGAGATTGGCTTCGAGTGGCGCCGCAACGTCATCGAAGTGTTGAACGGAGTCGCCACCTGGACGGTTGACGGCACGGTGCTGGCGACGGTCGACACATCGACTCTCACTCTCGGCGGCGGCAACATCTTCTTCGGCCACGCCGACACCAACTCCAGCTCCTCGGCCGACCCCAACGACTCGCTGCTGAACGTCACGCTGATCGACAACGTGGTCGTGTCGGAGGTCATCCCCGAGCCCGCTTCGCTGGGCCTCGTGGCGCTGGGCCTCGGCCTCGCGGCGGCAGCGCGTCGTCGCGTTTGA
- the obgE gene encoding GTPase ObgE, with the protein MFVDRVTVDVEAGRGGDGCMSFRREKYVPRGGPDGGDGGDGGSVIVVAKHGVDSLQELVHRKHWRAKSGIPGRGKGCHGANADDEVIHVPPGTVVRDEKFDLVLRDLKEDGDSVIAARGGKGGKGNTRFKSATNQAPREWTPGGEGEKRRLVFELKVIADVGLLGMPNAGKSTLLSRVSRAKPEIANYPFTTKSPNLGIVEIDWDRQFVMADIPGLIEGASEGHGLGHEFLRHVERTRVLVHLVEPLPDDQSDPVENYLTIRREVETYSERLGIDLASRPEIVTVSKSELPGSEEIAQRLTEAAGVPVLRFSSATGDGLKQVVQRVWETLHPNS; encoded by the coding sequence GTGTTCGTCGATCGCGTTACCGTTGATGTCGAGGCCGGGCGCGGGGGCGACGGGTGCATGTCGTTCCGGCGGGAGAAGTACGTCCCGCGCGGCGGGCCGGACGGCGGCGATGGCGGCGATGGCGGCAGCGTTATCGTCGTCGCCAAGCACGGCGTGGACTCGCTCCAGGAACTCGTCCACCGCAAGCACTGGCGCGCCAAGAGCGGCATCCCGGGCCGCGGCAAGGGCTGTCACGGGGCGAACGCCGACGACGAAGTGATCCACGTGCCGCCCGGCACGGTGGTGCGCGATGAGAAGTTCGACCTCGTGCTCCGCGACCTCAAAGAGGACGGCGACTCGGTCATCGCCGCCCGCGGCGGGAAGGGCGGCAAGGGGAATACGCGGTTCAAGTCGGCCACCAATCAAGCGCCACGCGAATGGACCCCCGGCGGTGAGGGCGAGAAGCGCCGGCTCGTCTTCGAGCTCAAGGTGATCGCCGACGTCGGCCTGCTCGGCATGCCCAACGCCGGCAAGAGCACGCTCTTGTCGCGCGTCAGCCGCGCGAAGCCCGAGATCGCGAACTACCCGTTCACCACCAAGAGCCCCAACCTGGGCATCGTCGAAATCGACTGGGACCGGCAGTTCGTTATGGCCGACATCCCGGGCCTGATCGAGGGCGCCAGCGAAGGCCACGGCCTCGGGCACGAGTTCCTCCGCCACGTCGAGCGGACAAGGGTCCTGGTGCACCTCGTGGAACCGCTGCCGGACGACCAGTCCGACCCGGTCGAGAATTACCTCACGATCCGCCGCGAGGTCGAGACTTACAGCGAGCGCCTGGGCATCGACTTGGCGTCGCGTCCAGAAATCGTGACCGTGAGCAAGAGCGAGCTCCCTGGCAGCGAGGAGATCGCCCAGCGGCTCACCGAGGCCGCCGGCGTCCCGGTGCTGAGGTTCAGCTCGGCGACGGGCGATGGCCTCAAGCAGGTCGTCCAGCGGGTCTGGGAAACGCTTCATCCCAACAGCTAG
- a CDS encoding four helix bundle protein, with product MAGYQDLQVWKMSMRLALDIYKTTTTFPETERYGLTSQLRRAAVSVPSNIAEGHARDSAGDLARFCNISLGSLAEVETQLLLARELGYAERADAEKLLDQADQVGRMLRGLIRSTKRPPTNP from the coding sequence TTGGCCGGCTATCAAGATCTCCAAGTTTGGAAGATGTCGATGCGATTGGCCTTGGATATCTACAAAACAACAACGACGTTTCCTGAGACCGAACGCTATGGTTTAACGAGCCAATTGCGTCGGGCTGCGGTCTCCGTTCCGTCAAATATCGCCGAGGGGCATGCCAGAGATAGTGCGGGCGATTTGGCGCGATTCTGCAACATTTCACTGGGCTCCCTGGCTGAGGTAGAGACGCAGCTACTGCTGGCCCGTGAGCTCGGGTACGCCGAAAGGGCCGACGCCGAAAAGCTGCTCGATCAAGCCGATCAAGTTGGCAGAATGCTTCGAGGACTCATCCGGTCCACCAAACGCCCCCCCACCAATCCCTAG
- the rpmA gene encoding 50S ribosomal protein L27, giving the protein MAHKKGQGSSRNGRDSNAQRRGVKKFGGEHVIAGNILVRQVGNKFHPGKNVGQGRDYTLFALTEGHVMFDREGRRINVVSAEQLAENVNAKQLAAAAASN; this is encoded by the coding sequence ATGGCACACAAGAAAGGCCAAGGCTCCAGCCGCAACGGCCGTGATTCGAACGCCCAGCGGCGTGGCGTGAAGAAGTTCGGCGGCGAGCACGTGATCGCCGGCAACATCCTGGTCCGCCAAGTGGGCAACAAGTTCCACCCCGGCAAGAACGTCGGCCAGGGCCGCGACTACACGCTGTTCGCCCTCACCGAGGGCCACGTGATGTTCGACCGCGAAGGACGCCGGATCAACGTCGTCTCCGCCGAGCAGCTGGCCGAGAACGTCAACGCCAAGCAACTCGCCGCGGCCGCCGCGTCGAACTGA
- a CDS encoding cation:proton antiporter: protein MLLSFASDSHAIPTAIYLALVMALGVGAQWLAWRTRLPAIVLLLTLGFALGIAIGPPGEYIDDNVLLPVVSLAVGVILFEGGLSLQFREIQETGSVIVRLVTVGLLVTWGATTVAAHYFMDFSWPMATLLGALLTVSGPTVILPLLRQVRPTGRIGAVIKWEGIVNDPIGAMLAALVFELVAHGAGAGLASESTWILAKTTFVGLLLGGSAAWLMTYLLQHYLIPDYLQNPVVLAVVVLVYAVSNAFASESGLVSVTVLGLIMANQNRTSVKHVVEFKENLRVLLLAVLFIILSSRIQIGWEEIKQVGWGGLAFVATMILVIRPIATLLATVGSDLSRNERLLLAWIHPRGIVAAAVASLFALRLADTPLEPEGDRLVLATFMVIVGTVLTYGLTLGPLARKLGLSREDPQGVLIAGASPFARMLAEALDKEGIDSLMVDTNPQSVQAARMAGLRAHYASIGSEFVIQGLDLGGIGRLLAMTPNDEVNSIATVEFRDYFGRENVYQLPLPKKSSERHRRIPQHLRGRQLFGQGATYEEIRRRIEAGAQLKKTTLSADFTYEKFVEQHGASALVLCKLLEGGKVRFAAEDQPLDFKSGGKILALVDPPAGGFNPSESNVLG from the coding sequence GTGCTCCTGAGTTTCGCGTCCGATTCGCACGCCATCCCCACCGCGATCTACCTGGCGCTGGTCATGGCGCTGGGCGTCGGCGCCCAGTGGCTGGCGTGGCGTACCCGGCTGCCAGCGATCGTTCTCCTGCTGACGCTGGGGTTCGCCCTGGGTATCGCGATTGGGCCGCCGGGTGAGTACATCGACGACAACGTGCTGCTCCCCGTGGTCTCGCTGGCGGTCGGCGTCATCCTCTTCGAGGGGGGCCTGAGCCTCCAATTCCGCGAGATCCAGGAGACCGGGTCCGTCATTGTCCGCCTCGTAACGGTCGGACTGTTGGTGACGTGGGGCGCCACGACGGTCGCCGCCCACTACTTCATGGACTTCTCTTGGCCGATGGCGACGCTCCTCGGAGCGTTGCTCACCGTAAGCGGCCCGACGGTTATTCTGCCGCTGTTGCGTCAGGTACGCCCCACCGGACGGATCGGCGCGGTCATCAAGTGGGAAGGCATCGTCAACGACCCGATCGGCGCGATGCTCGCCGCCCTGGTGTTCGAACTCGTGGCGCACGGCGCGGGCGCGGGGCTCGCATCGGAGTCGACTTGGATCCTGGCCAAGACTACTTTCGTCGGTCTGTTGCTGGGCGGGTCCGCCGCCTGGCTCATGACCTACCTGCTCCAGCACTACCTGATCCCCGACTACCTCCAGAACCCGGTTGTGCTGGCGGTCGTCGTGCTGGTTTACGCCGTGTCGAACGCGTTCGCCAGCGAATCAGGGCTGGTATCCGTCACGGTGCTCGGCCTGATCATGGCCAACCAAAATCGCACCTCGGTCAAGCACGTCGTCGAGTTCAAAGAGAACCTGCGTGTGCTCTTGCTGGCGGTGCTGTTCATCATCCTTTCCTCCCGTATCCAAATCGGCTGGGAGGAGATCAAGCAAGTCGGTTGGGGCGGGCTGGCGTTTGTCGCCACGATGATCCTCGTGATCCGCCCGATCGCGACCCTGCTGGCCACGGTCGGCAGCGACCTGAGCCGCAACGAACGCCTGCTGCTCGCCTGGATCCATCCCCGCGGGATCGTCGCGGCGGCGGTCGCCTCGCTGTTCGCGCTGCGGCTCGCCGATACGCCCCTCGAGCCCGAGGGCGACCGCCTCGTGCTCGCCACCTTCATGGTGATCGTCGGCACGGTGCTGACCTACGGCCTAACGCTCGGCCCGCTGGCCAGGAAGCTCGGCCTCTCGCGCGAGGACCCGCAGGGCGTGCTGATCGCCGGCGCGTCGCCGTTCGCGCGGATGCTGGCCGAGGCGCTCGACAAAGAGGGCATCGACTCGCTCATGGTCGACACCAACCCGCAGAGCGTCCAAGCCGCGCGGATGGCTGGACTCCGCGCCCACTATGCGAGCATCGGCAGCGAGTTCGTCATCCAGGGGCTCGACTTGGGCGGCATCGGGCGCCTCTTGGCCATGACCCCCAACGACGAGGTGAACTCGATCGCCACGGTCGAGTTCCGCGACTATTTCGGCCGCGAGAACGTCTATCAACTGCCGCTCCCGAAGAAGTCGAGCGAACGCCACCGCCGCATCCCCCAGCACCTCCGAGGCCGACAGCTCTTCGGGCAGGGAGCGACCTACGAAGAGATCCGCCGCCGCATCGAAGCGGGCGCGCAGCTCAAGAAGACCACCCTCAGCGCCGACTTTACCTACGAGAAATTCGTCGAGCAGCACGGCGCGTCGGCGCTGGTGCTGTGCAAACTGCTTGAAGGCGGGAAGGTTCGCTTCGCCGCCGAAGACCAGCCGCTCGACTTCAAGTCCGGGGGCAAGATCCTCGCGCTGGTCGACCCGCCTGCCGGCGGATTCAACCCGTCGGAGAGCAACGTGCTCGGCTGA
- a CDS encoding DUF3891 family protein, whose product MIRRAWPLGAPSPERWVLVLQPDHARLSYELAKAWGGTAVAPLVCADEDMGDPLAGVRAEVLEAIRRHDDGWIGYQPLLDAETGLPLSFTEMPADASQAIWNGSIDACRAVGLLAGWMAASHFYALQTKHDADDAVWAAWRRDVERRRETWLAEWLASSSLHTTALAERCLAWLQSFDWMSLWLCCVCPAKPDDALPEPLVVGDEATAWPPIQFAPGASSADFVRVTPWPFAPEQLDLRVEARVFDPQGTGDAVTSLAWRLAPGVSRARCSPTG is encoded by the coding sequence GTGATCCGTCGCGCTTGGCCGTTGGGCGCCCCGTCTCCCGAGCGTTGGGTGCTCGTTTTGCAGCCCGATCATGCGCGGCTTAGCTACGAGCTGGCGAAGGCTTGGGGCGGAACGGCGGTGGCGCCATTGGTATGCGCGGATGAGGACATGGGTGACCCGCTCGCTGGCGTGCGCGCGGAAGTGCTGGAGGCGATCCGGCGGCACGACGATGGGTGGATCGGGTACCAGCCGTTGCTCGACGCCGAGACGGGTTTGCCGTTGAGCTTCACCGAAATGCCCGCGGACGCGTCGCAAGCGATTTGGAACGGGTCGATCGACGCTTGCCGCGCGGTAGGGCTGCTCGCCGGTTGGATGGCGGCGTCGCACTTTTATGCGTTACAGACCAAGCACGACGCGGACGACGCCGTGTGGGCGGCGTGGCGTCGCGACGTTGAGCGGCGTCGTGAGACATGGCTCGCCGAATGGCTGGCGTCATCGTCGCTGCACACTACGGCGCTCGCCGAGCGCTGTCTGGCGTGGTTGCAGTCGTTCGATTGGATGAGCCTGTGGCTGTGCTGTGTCTGCCCCGCCAAGCCAGACGACGCCCTGCCCGAACCGCTCGTCGTCGGCGACGAGGCGACGGCGTGGCCGCCGATTCAGTTCGCGCCCGGCGCATCGTCCGCCGACTTTGTCCGAGTCACGCCGTGGCCCTTTGCGCCAGAACAGCTCGACCTACGCGTTGAGGCGCGGGTGTTTGATCCGCAAGGCACAGGCGATGCCGTAACGTCACTCGCTTGGCGGTTGGCGCCGGGCGTCAGCCGAGCACGTTGCTCTCCGACGGGTTGA